DNA from Ignavibacteriales bacterium:
TGGTTTACCAAATGATCCGGCCCCGGAATAACCATTTAAGAATTCAACATCATATGGTGATGATTGATAATTATCCTGAGTAATAGCTCCTGCAGGAAGATTTGGAGGATCAGTTACAAATACTCCTGGAGGCAATAATACAAGTGAATATTCACTACCTTGCCAGGAAAGCCCCATATCAAGAGAGCCACCTTGCCATTGTAATCCGCCTTGCCATTGAAGTCCGCCCTGCCATTGCAATCCACCCTGCCATTGCAATCCACCTTGCCATTGAAGTCCACCCTGCCATTGCAATCCACCTTGCCATTGCAATCCACCCTGCCATTGAAGTCCGCCCTGCCATTGCAATCCACCGGCAAAATACTCGCTACTAATTTCTTCTGATAGATATGAAATTTCTAATCCAAGCAGCCGCAGCCAAATAATATTAACTGCAGTTGGAATTTCTGTTGAGCTTGCCATTTTATAATACTCTCCATGAGTCTTATCTGCTAACCAGCTCATTAAATCTTGTCCGTTACTCAATCCTTCAAATCCCAGTGTGTAAATTTTTATGGAAGGATCAACATTTAAATCTGTAATTAGGTTCACAGGGGTCACTTCACCAGCGCTGAATAATATAATGGCTTTCTTATTATTCGATGAGGAGCCCACTAACAATTGTTCAGCCGCCTGTATTCTCTCTGCAAGATTTCCTGTTTGATTTGGAAGCAATTCAGTATTGAGTTTATTTATCTTCTGATTAAAATCCGTTCCAAGTGGTTCATTGAATGATGCGGAAGTTCCGTTAACCCATCCGATTCTATCGCCAATTCTCAATTTAGAAATAAGTTCCATCGAAGCATTTTTAGATGGAGTAAATCCATTAAGAACTGCTGACGATGTATAATTTGTTGTGCCATCGTATACTAAAACTATATCATAGTAAACGTCTCCCAAGTGGCTATAGATATAATTTATTCCACCTACATCGTTTTGGGTAACATCCATTTGATTTGAATATGTTGAAGGATTTAACGTTCGCTTATTTGTTTCACCAATATCTATTCTACCATACATCGTTGCCAGCTGATTGTTATTTTTCATATTGAGTATATAATTAAAATCACCCGGGTTATATAAATCTGCTAATCCAGAGAAATGTCCTATTTCATGTGTGGCAACATTTTGAACATCAAGCTTTGCAGGATCAGGATTGTTTGGATCTGGATTTGTTACCCACTCATAATGCGGATATCCAAGATCAGCATTAAGTGAAATAGGATCTCCATTAAAAGCCATATCAATATCAACCATCTCACCATTTAAAGCATTATACCTAACTCTTGTTACTGCAATTACATTAGTCGGAGCGCCTGTACTATCTTCCCATTCACTTGAAGTTGGAATCCATACAATATTATTAATGCCATTAGCATTACCTCCCCAAGTTTCTGAGTTTGTAGAAAATTTACGAGTATAATTTAATTGCTGTAAACCATTCCAGGTATTAAACCCATTCTGGACTTCATCATCATAACCTTTAGTAACCATAGATTGTGCAACCTGATAATTACCTTTTCCATCTTTCCAGTGCAAAGGAATTCCCGCCAGTGTTGTGTTAACTATATAATGATCTCCTTCATCAATAGCTCTCTCAATCGATGTTGAGAATTCAGATGTGCTTAATGGATTATATAAATTATCTAATTTCGTTGTTGTTCCACTTATCACTTCACCAGATGTAAGAACGGCATCTTTTAAGTTTGCAAGAAAATCCGCTTCACCTGCTAGATCTGCTGTAACTTCTATTTCCCCAAGATATCGTTTACCTTCTCTATTATTTGAACTAGAGTTAGCGAAAAATTGTACTTTATAATTTTGTCCTGCTGAGCCGTTTAAAATTCCCTGGATTGATGTCCCACCTTTAATTAAAGGCAGAGCTGAATCATCCTGCCAGGTATAAAATGTGTTGAATGTAGGGAATCCCTGTGAATCGTTTGCCGAAGCACTTAACTTAACTCCTAAATCTGAGTTGTTATAAATTGAATTATAAAGTATTGAATTATTATTTCCAGTTTCTACAAAAACACCTGCGCCAGTATTATTAAAAACTGTGTTACTATCCAGTTTGTTATCATTACCGTTAACTATTACACCATTATTTAGGTTGGCACTTATTTCATTACTAAATAATTTATTAGCATTAGAATTTATTAGGGAAATTCCAGCTGCTGGATTTCCATTAATAATATTGCCACGAATACTTGCAGTGCTATTGTATAATACAACACCACCTAGAGAATTTGATTCTACATTATTATTTGTTAGTTGGTTTCCTGTGCTACCGTTAATAGTAATTCCGGTACCAAAATTTCCGCTGATTGTGTTATTGTAAAAAGAATTATTGTCTCCATTAACCAGTAACCCTTCATTTGTATTTCCATTGATTGTATTTGCGTTAATTGTATTTCCATTTGATAAATTCAATGATATGCCAAATGTTAAGTTTCCATTAACAGTGTTTTCAGATAATGTATTAGTACTACTTAGTAAAGAAATACCGCCTAATGTATTTGCGGCAACAGTGTTAGTTGTAAATTGATTTCCATTTCCGGTATTTACAACAATTCCTACCCCTGTGTTATTAGAAAAGAATTATTATTAAAAGTATTATTATTTCCGTTTAGCGTTAAACCACCATTCAAATTGTAATTAATAGTATTGCCGGTAAGTGTGTTCCCGTTCGCACCATTTATTATAATCCCAATACCTGTATTTTCACTAACAGTATTCAACGATACACTTCCGGTACTATTTGATAATAAAATTCCAGATCCATTATTTTTTATTACATTATTAGAAATTGCATTTCCATTTGCTCCGACAACCGAAATTCCAGATCCTGTGTTACCAATAATGTTGTTAGATGAGAGTATACCGATTTGATTATTTATACCACCATTTGTAATAGAAATACCATCACCAGCTGAACCTGTGATTTTATTGTTGTTGATGTTGTTTCCCTGGGAGCTTATTAATATTCCTGATATTTGATTTGCCGAAATATTATTCTGACCTGAATTTGATAGCGTTAATCCGAAACCAGATGAATTATTGAGAACAAGTCCTTTAACCGTACTTTCTCCACACGATATAATTAATCCGCCATAAGAACCTTGAACTTCAATCAAAGCCAAACCGTTGTATCCTCTTTGAAAAGTTCCATCTAAGATAACGGAACCGGACACTTGTGGAAGATTGGAAGTGGGAGAAATAATAAAAGGCACTAAACTTGTATTATAAAAATAAATTTTTTGTAATCCGGATAAAGCATTTGCTTCTTGTATTGCTGATCTTAAAGTAACTTTACCGTCTCCGGCATCTGCAATTCCATTACCAGGATTCAAATCGGGTAAATCTAAACTTGAATTAACAACGAAAAAAGGTAAAGGGTTGCTTTGTACTATTTCATCAATATCAGTTAAGATAAGATGATTTTTTTTAGATGATAAATCTTTTAGAACAACTGTATTGCCATATGTATATTTTTCTGTAAACGACCATCTGCCAACTAAATAAGAAACAAGTGACGAAGGTATTGAGGATGAAGGATCACCGCCTCCATTGCAACTGTTTATCTGACTGGAAGATAAGGCAGTATTAAAAATTCTTATTTCATCTATTAATCCATTAAATGCATCATCACCATATTTACCAATGAACAATCCTTCTCCAGAAGTGTAAACCGGTCCCAGACTTTGAGAACGGCTTTCAGCAAGTGTGTTGTTATAATAAATTTTTAATGTACTTCCATCGTAAGTTCCTGTTAATCTAATCCAGCTAAAAGCAGGAAATGAAGGAAAGGAATTTGCAGTACTAACGGGGACACAATTCCCAACCGAAAAAAATGCGGTTCCATCTTTAACATACATAGAAAATGTACTACCGCCTGCAACTGATCTCGTAATTATGGGCATTACGGCACCCGGGTTATCTCCGATTAAATAAACCCAGGTATCTACTGTTATTTTTTTATTTGATGAAGAAGTAGTGCTATTAAAATATTTAAAGCCGGACTGATTTGCATCCCCATTTACAGATGCAC
Protein-coding regions in this window:
- a CDS encoding right-handed parallel beta-helix repeat-containing protein, whose product is MNLSNGNTINANTINGNTNEGLLVNGDNNSFYNNTISGNFGTGITINGSTGNQLTNNNVESNSLGGVVLYNSTASIRGNIINGNPAAGISLINSNANKLFSNEISANLNNGVIVNGNDNKLDSNTVFNNTGAGVFVETGNNNSILYNSIYNNSDLGVKLSASANDSQGFPTFNTFYTWQDDSALPLIKGGTSIQGILNGSAGQNYKVQFFANSSSNNREGKRYLGEIEVTADLAGEADFLANLKDAVLTSGEVISGTTTKLDNLYNPLSTSEFSTSIERAIDEGDHYIVNTTLAGIPLHWKDGKGNYQVAQSMVTKGYDDEVQNGFNTWNGLQQLNYTRKFSTNSETWGGNANGINNIVWIPTSSEWEDSTGAPTNVIAVTRVRYNALNGEMVDIDMAFNGDPISLNADLGYPHYEWVTNPDPNNPDPAKLDVQNVATHEIGHFSGLADLYNPGDFNYILNMKNNNQLATMYGRIDIGETNKRTLNPSTYSNQMDVTQNDVGGINYIYSHLGDVYYDIVLVYDGTTNYTSSAVLNGFTPSKNASMELISKLRIGDRIGWVNGTSASFNEPLGTDFNQKINKLNTELLPNQTGNLAERIQAAEQLLVGSSSNNKKAIILFSAGEVTPVNLITDLNVDPSIKIYTLGFEGLSNGQDLMSWLADKTHGEYYKMASSTEIPTAVNIIWLRLLGLEISYLSEEISSEYFAGGLQWQGGLQWQGGLQWQGGLQWQGGLQWQGGLQWQGGLQWQGGLQWQGGLQWQGGSLDMGLSWQGSEYSLVLLPPGVFVTDPPNLPAGAITQDNYQSSPYDVEFLNGYSGAGSFGKPYKYFRVNNPGIGAWTYAIIENTPPPTGQTEPLRVYMSNKSDLVLTFKSDKERYILQNDQNGDPIPVMVNMEASLFQGGETSGFNDHTKTVGTPVNDALIVVQITAPDSQVSEGRLTFTADGKYTITLETILTGNYNLKVIASDQVANGNYNNSQYVITTEHSFFVSPTEVPIEPVVSVFPPYSIFANQNVSLGTSVKVYDTKIASNSNISVGGSSKIDEGSEGNGTFNGGTSLNIGPLTFNSSVSIGGSTCITGDVNSGSSLNGGTSLSINGNVVSGDIVQLGGSTNLTGNLDAQGNVNLGTSLKVYGNLTTAGNLYKSNSTIIYGTITENGTPFVPKIYTPITLPAATVFVSGGSNVTNTCTLVPGSYGNITLGTSKTLNLSSGDYYFNSFTMGGSGKLNLNVSNGKIRIFVTGNVSFGTSLQSTVLNGDFKDVYLETQGNFSIGGSGKWNGIIFCPLGKITTGTSCLVKGALWSNGDISIGGSTKVYGIDNSLNKQQGDSENREELSQINPNEFALEQNFPNPFNPSTVIRYQLPESNHVKLQVYDILGNLVRTLVDEQMEAGYHSVDWNAGTLASGVYIYRISSGTFVATKKLILMK
- a CDS encoding right-handed parallel beta-helix repeat-containing protein produces the protein MKIINTIKICFAVLIIMFSTNTSYATNTNKSFNFNGATSSLKILDGASVNGDANQSGFKYFNSTTSSSNKKITVDTWVYLIGDNPGAVMPIITRSVAGGSTFSMYVKDGTAFFSVGNCVPVSTANSFPSFPAFSWIRLTGTYDGSTLKIYYNNTLAESRSQSLGPVYTSGEGLFIGKYGDDAFNGLIDEIRIFNTALSSSQINSCNGGGDPSSSIPSSLVSYLVGRWSFTEKYTYGNTVVLKDLSSKKNHLILTDIDEIVQSNPLPFFVVNSSLDLPDLNPGNGIADAGDGKVTLRSAIQEANALSGLQKIYFYNTSLVPFIISPTSNLPQVSGSVILDGTFQRGYNGLALIEVQGSYGGLIISCGESTVKGLVLNNSSGFGLTLSNSGQNNISANQISGILISSQGNNINNNKITGSAGDGISITNGGINNQIGILSSNNIIGNTGSGISVVGANGNAISNNVIKNNGSGILLSNSTGSVSLNTVSENTGIGIIINGANGNTLTGNTINYNLNGGLTLNGNNNTFNNNSFLITQG